Proteins found in one Triticum aestivum cultivar Chinese Spring chromosome 4D, IWGSC CS RefSeq v2.1, whole genome shotgun sequence genomic segment:
- the LOC123098128 gene encoding anaphase-promoting complex subunit 6 — protein sequence MLDTKFGFPPSSPAAAPPSRAPATGAAPNLKRRRREGEGDAGADADMREEAVERLRGVVRDSVGKHLYTSAIFLADKVAAATGDPADVYMLAQALFLGRHFRRALHVLNNSRLLRDLRFRFLAAKCLEELKEWHQCLMMLGDAKVDEHGNVLDQDDGSDIYFDKDAEDHEINIKSAICFLRGKAYEALDNRDLARQWYKAAVKVDPLCYEALECLVDNYMLTCEEESELLASLKFGKEDGWLSAFYSCLIRKHEKEYVVEAKFKDLERESCSISPSSGQMMKNNIDVLACKAEYYHQSGEYQKCFELTSVLLERDPFHLKCTLVHLAAAMELGHSNDLYLLSCNLVKDYPQKAISWFAVGCYYYCIKKYDQARRYFGKATGLDGTFPPAWFGTGIAYAAQEEGDQAMAAFRTAARLFPGCHLPTLYMGMQYVRMHNFKLAEQFFMQAKSICPSDPLIYNELGVVAYNMKEYQNAVQWFELTLTHTSSSPNEMWEPTMVNLGHTLRKLKQYKKAISYYEKALTFPTKTLSAFSGLAYTYQLMDDFEAAITYYHKALWLKPDDQFCTDMLTLALETSCQSTARRK from the exons ATGTTGGATACAAAATTCGGTTTCCCTCCCTCCTCCCCCGCAGCCGCGCCCCCATCCCGAGCCCCGGCCACAGGCGCAGCGCCGAATCTCAAGCGGAGGaggagagagggcgagggcgaCGCCGGCGCCGACGCTGACAtgagggaggaggcggtggagcgGCTGCGCGGGGTGGTGCGGGACAGCGTCGGGAAGCACCTCTACACGTCCGCCATCTTCCTCGCGGACAAGGTGGCCGCGGCCACGGGCGACCCCGCCGACGTCTACATGCTCGCGCAGGCGCTCTTCCTCGGCCGCCACTTCCGCCGCGCGCTCCACGTGCTCAACAACTCCCGCCTCCTTCGCGACCTGCGCTTCCGGTTCCTCGCCGCCAAGTGCCTC GAGGAATTGAAAGAATGGCATCAGTGTCTGATGATGCTTGGTGATGCCAAAGTTGACGAACATGGCAATGTTCTTGATCAGGATGATGGCAGTGACATCTATTTTGATAAGGACGCAGAAGATCACGAGATCAAT ATCAAATCAGCTATATGTTTCTTACGTGGCAAGGCGTATGAAGCACTGGATAATCGTGATCTTGCTCGGCAATG GTACAAGGCAGCAGTTAAAGTTGATCCGTTATGTTATGAG gctcttgaatgccttgttgataaCTACATGTTAACGTGCGAGGAAG AATCTGAGTTATTGGCCTCTCTGAAATTCGGGAAAGAAGACGGGTGGCTGTCAGCATTCTACTCATGTTTGATTAGGAAG CATGAAAAAGAATATGTAGTGGAAGCAAAATTCAAGGATCTTGAACGCGAATCTTGCAGTATTTCTCCAAGTTCTGGTCAAATGATGAAAAATAACATCGATGTTTTGGCTTGCAAAGCTGAATACTACCATCAGAGTGGAGAATACCAAAAATGTTTTGAGCTCACATCTGT TTTACTTGAAAGGGATCCGTTTCATTTAAAATGCACATTAGTGCATTTGGCTGCTGCTATGGAGCTTGGGCATTCCAATGATCTTTATCTCTTGTCATGCAATTTAGTGAAGGACTATCCTCAAAA AGCTATTTCCTGGTTTGCTGTGGGGTGCTATTACTACTGCATTAAGAAGTATGATCAAGCTAGGAGATACTTTGG CAAAGCTACAGGGTTAGATGGCACATTCCCTCCTGCTTGGTTTGGTACTGGTATTGCTTATGCTGCTCAAGAGGAGGGTGACCAGGCAATGGCTGCATTTAGGACAGCAGCTAGACTATTTCCTGG ATGTCATCTCCCAACTTTATACATGGGTATGCAATACGTGCGAATGCATAATTTCAAACTTGCGGAGCAG TTCTTCATGCAAGCGAAGTCCATTTGTCCATCTGATCCACTTATATATAACGAGCTGGGTGTTGTAGCTTATAATATGAAAGA GTATCAAAATGCAGTTCAGTGGTTTGAGTTAACACTGACTCATACTTCATCGTCCCCAAATGAAATGTGGGAACCAACAATGGTGAATCTTGGACACACACTGCGGAAACTGAA GCAATATAAGAAAGCAATATCATATTATGAAAAGGCGCTCACTTTTCCAACAAAAACTCTGAGTGCATTTTCTGGTCTTGCTTATACGTACCAACTTATG GATGATTTTGAAGCTGCCATAACTTACTACCACAAG GCTCTATGGTTGAAACCAGACGACCAGTTTTGCACTGACATGCTAACATTAGCTCTTGAGACCAGCTGCCAAAGCACCGCTCGGAGAAAATAG